From Pararhodobacter zhoushanensis, the proteins below share one genomic window:
- a CDS encoding flavin-containing monooxygenase translates to MRDLPIALIGAGPMGLACAKLLVEQGIAFQGFELHSDVGGLWDIEGPRSTMYASAHLISSKTKTEFRDFPMEAGVADYPKHSVLKGYFRAFADRFDLRRHFRFGAEVQRCEPLGAGHWRVVWREAGEEHAGEFSGVMIANGTLSEPNMPTFPGAFTGELIHSAQYRHPDQMRGKRVLVIGGGNSGCDIAVDAAHHGEGADLSLRRGYHFVPKYIFGKPADTIGGAIKLPMWLKRRVDGMILRWFTGDPQRVGFPAPDHKLYESHPVVNSLAIFHAGHGDIRVRPDIARLEGKRVVFTDGTSDDYDLIIAATGYLLHYPFIDRALLNWQGAAPHLYLNCLHPERDDLFVMGMIEATGLGWQGRHEQAEMVVRYLKGLRAGDPAAQAIKAQKAAGFGRLTGGMTYIDLPRMAYYVERDTYRAALAKHITALGG, encoded by the coding sequence GTGCGTGACTTACCGATTGCGTTGATCGGGGCGGGGCCGATGGGGTTGGCCTGCGCCAAGCTGCTGGTCGAGCAGGGGATCGCGTTTCAGGGGTTCGAGTTGCATTCGGATGTCGGGGGGTTGTGGGACATCGAGGGGCCGCGCTCGACGATGTATGCGTCGGCGCATCTGATTTCCTCGAAGACCAAGACCGAATTCCGCGATTTCCCCATGGAGGCGGGGGTGGCGGATTATCCCAAGCATTCGGTGCTGAAAGGCTATTTCCGCGCCTTTGCGGACCGGTTCGATCTGCGGCGGCACTTTCGGTTCGGGGCTGAGGTGCAGCGCTGTGAGCCGTTGGGTGCGGGGCATTGGCGGGTTGTGTGGCGTGAAGCGGGTGAGGAGCACGCGGGCGAATTCAGCGGCGTGATGATCGCCAATGGCACACTGTCCGAGCCGAACATGCCGACGTTCCCCGGCGCGTTTACCGGGGAGCTGATCCATTCCGCGCAGTACCGTCACCCCGACCAGATGCGCGGCAAGCGGGTGTTGGTGATCGGCGGCGGCAACTCGGGCTGCGACATCGCCGTCGACGCGGCGCATCATGGCGAAGGGGCGGATCTGTCGCTGCGGCGGGGCTATCACTTTGTACCGAAATACATTTTCGGCAAACCGGCCGATACCATCGGCGGGGCGATCAAGCTGCCGATGTGGCTCAAGCGCCGTGTGGACGGGATGATCCTGCGCTGGTTTACCGGCGATCCGCAACGTGTGGGGTTCCCGGCACCGGATCACAAGCTGTATGAAAGCCATCCGGTGGTGAATTCGCTGGCGATCTTCCATGCGGGGCATGGGGATATCCGCGTGCGTCCCGATATTGCGCGCCTTGAGGGCAAGCGGGTGGTCTTCACCGATGGCACCAGCGACGACTACGATCTGATCATCGCCGCGACCGGCTATCTGCTGCATTACCCGTTCATCGACCGTGCCTTGCTCAACTGGCAGGGGGCCGCGCCGCATCTGTACCTGAACTGCCTGCACCCTGAGCGCGACGACCTTTTCGTGATGGGCATGATCGAGGCGACGGGTCTGGGTTGGCAGGGGCGGCACGAGCAGGCCGAGATGGTGGTGCGTTACCTCAAGGGCCTCCGCGCCGGCGATCCGGCGGCGCAGGCGATCAAGGCCCAGAAGGCGGCGGGCTTTGGCCGGCTGACCGGCGGGATGACCTATATCGACCTGCCGCGCATGGCCTATTACGTCGAGCGCGACACATACCGGGCGGCGCTGGCCAAGCATATTACGGCCTTGGGGGGCTGA
- a CDS encoding amino acid ABC transporter ATP-binding protein, whose product MIRIRGLTKYFGTHLVLDRVDLDVERHEVVCLIGASGSGKSTLLRCINRLIEPDYGEIALDGVSVSDASFGKTGLQRRVGIVFQSYNLFPHMRVIDNVTLAPRKVQRLARAAAEARALEVLALLGMESFAYAYPEQLSGGQQQRVALARALAGQPDVLLLDEVTAALDPELVGEVMAAIRGLKARGLTMVIVTHEMGFARGLADRVCFLDGGRIIEEAPPEQLFAAPEHPRTQAFLHRLLEAGRL is encoded by the coding sequence ATGATCCGCATACGGGGGCTGACCAAGTATTTCGGCACGCATCTGGTTCTGGACCGGGTCGATCTGGACGTCGAGCGGCACGAGGTGGTCTGCCTGATCGGCGCCTCGGGCAGCGGGAAATCGACGCTGCTGCGCTGCATCAACCGGCTGATCGAGCCGGACTATGGCGAGATCGCGCTGGACGGGGTGTCGGTGAGCGATGCGTCCTTTGGCAAGACCGGGCTGCAACGCCGGGTCGGCATCGTGTTTCAAAGCTATAACCTGTTTCCGCATATGCGCGTCATCGACAACGTGACGCTGGCGCCGCGCAAGGTGCAGCGTCTGGCACGGGCAGCGGCCGAGGCGCGCGCGCTGGAGGTGCTGGCGCTGCTGGGGATGGAGAGCTTCGCCTATGCCTATCCCGAGCAACTGTCAGGCGGGCAGCAACAGCGCGTGGCACTGGCGCGGGCGCTGGCCGGGCAGCCGGATGTGCTGCTGCTGGACGAGGTGACGGCGGCGCTGGATCCCGAGTTGGTCGGCGAGGTGATGGCGGCAATCCGCGGGTTGAAAGCGCGCGGCTTGACGATGGTGATCGTCACGCATGAAATGGGCTTTGCGCGGGGCTTGGCGGACCGGGTGTGTTTTCTGGACGGCGGCCGGATCATCGAGGAGGCGCCGCCCGAGCAGCTGTTCGCCGCGCCCGAGCATCCGCGCACGCAGGCGTTTCTGCATCGGTTGCTGGAGGCGGGTCGGCTTTAG